Part of the Kineococcus aurantiacus genome, GAACTCCGGCAACCTCTCCTGGATCGCTTGCGACCAGACGTGGTTGACCGCGGCGATGCGCAGCGGGGTGCCCGGTCCGGCCGGGCCGCTGCCGGAGCCGCAGGCGGCGAGGGCGGCGGTGCTGCCGGCCGCGGTCAGGAGGCGGCGCCGGGTCAGCGCTGGTCGTGTCGACGTCATCGTCATCCTCGGGTCAGGTCGGACACCACTGGTCCAACTGGTCCTACCAGTTGGACCGTAACTGTGCGCCGCCGGTGGGGTCAACCCTCAGAAGGGGTGCCGCAGCAGGTTCTCGAGGTGCCGGTTGGCCATGACCTCCAGCGGCTCGTCGAGGTCCTCGCCGTACGTGCGCAATCCCAGCGCCAGGTGCTCGCGCATGTGGTCCCGCGCCAGGTCCACGTCGTGCGCGCCGATCGCGGCGAGGATCTCCGCGTGGTGCGGCACCCCCGGCTCGGCGATCGAGGGGTCGGAGTTCGACCGCAGCATCATCTCGAACATCATCGGCCCGATCGACAGCAGCATGATGCGCAGCACCGGGTTCCCGCTCGCCACCGCGATCGCCTCGTGGAAGCCCAGGTCCGCGCGCGCCATCGCCACCGCGTCCGGCGCGTCCAGCACCGCCTGGTGCGCCGCGGCCAGCGTCGCCAGGTCCTCCTCGCCCGCCCGCTCCGCCGCGAGCCCGGCGATCTCCACCTCCAGCGGCAACCGCGCCCGGATGAGCTGACGCACCGTCGGCCGGCTCGCCCGGTACACCGCGTCGAAGCCCCGCGACTCCGCCAGCCCCGGGGAGCTGACGAACGAGCCGCGCCCCGCCGCGACCTCGATGAGGTGCTGCGCCTCCAGCCGCCGCAGCACCTCCCGCACCACGTTGCGGCTCGCGGCGAAGCGGACCGCCAGCTCCCGCTCCGACGGCAGCTTGTCGCCCACGGCCAGGACGCCGGTGCGGATCTCGTGCTCGAGCTCGCGGGCGATGCGCTCGGTGAGCAGGCCGCGGTGGGGGGAGACCGGGGCGGGAGGCATGGGGGCAGCGTAGGGGCCCTCGCGCGCCCGGAGTCGCCGGCGGGGCTGTGGACGGACCGGTCCTCCACCTCCTGCTCCCCGCGTACGGTGCGGCGGTGAGCGCGTGGCAGGAACCCGGCCCCGCCCCACCACCCTCCAACCCCGCCGTCGCCGGGATCATGCGCCGCACCGGCCGCCGCGACACCCGCCCCGAGCTCGCGCTGCGCCGCGAGCTGCACCGCCGCGGCCTGCGCTACCTCGTCGACACCACCCCGCCGGGCACCAACCGCCGCCGCCGCGCCGACCTCGTCTTCCGCGGCGCGCGAGTCGCCGTCTTCGTCGACGGCTGCTTCTGGCACTCCTGCCCCGTCCACGTCCACCGGCCCAAGGCCAACGCGACCTGGTGGCGGATCAAGCTCGCCAGCATCACCGCCCGCGACCGCGACACCGACGCGGCGCTCGCGGCGGCCGGGTGGCACGTCGTGCGCGTGTGGGAGCACGAGCCGCCGGTGGCCGCCGCGGACCGCGTGCACGGCGTCGTCCACGCCCGCCAGAAATCACCCTCGCGGGCGGTGGCGGGTCCGTAGGCTGCCGACCTCACCGTCGAGGAGGAACGTGTCCCGCTCTCCGATGTCCCGCCGCGCCGCCGTGGCCCTCGCCGTCGCCGGGCTCACCGCCTGCAGCGCCGACCCGCCCGCCCCCGCGTCCCCCGCGGCCACGACCCCGACGACCCTGTCGTGGACCGACACCCACCTCACCGGCAGCGACGGTTCCCTCACCTGGGACGTGGTGGTGCCCCGCGCCGCGGGTGCGCCCATCGCGGACGAGCTGAACCGGCGCGTGACCGCCTCCGCGCAGGACGTCGTCGACGCCGCCCGCGCGACCGTGCAGGCCGGCGACCCGCCGCGCACCCTCACCGGGCAGGGCACCGTCACCACCGACGACGGCCGCACCGCGCAGGTCCTGCTGGAGGTCGTCGACAGCACCGAAGGCACTGCCCACCCCACCACCACCGTCGCCTCCACCGTCCTCGACGTGCAGCGCGCCCGCCCCCTCACCCTCGACCTCGTCTTCACCGACCCGCCGGCCGCGTTCACGCAGCTCGCCCCCGTCGTCGAGGACCTCGCCGCCGCGCAGGGCGAACCCGTCACCACGCCGGAAGGCCTCACGCCGGAGGAGGCGAACTGGGCGACCTGGCAGTCCGGGCCCGAGGGGATCGCGTTCTCCTTCCAGGACTACCAGCTCGGCGGGCACGGGGTGCGGCGGTACGTCGTGCCGTGGGAGCAGGTCGAGCCGCTGCTCACCGCCGAGGCGCGGGAACTTCTGGCGCCCGCCTGACCCAGGGGTCGTGTCCGAGCCGTCGGGCACGATGCCGTCCGTACATCCCAGGAATCAGGCCGACTGGACGACCGTCGCAGCGGCGAAGAAGTCCATGGGCATTTCGTGCCGCAGCTTCCAGGTGATGGCGATCGGACGGTCGCCCCGGTGGCTGACGTAGTCCGCCTGACCGAGGAACAGGAACGGCTCAGGCCCCAGGTCCCCGGTCTTGGCGGGGCGCGCGAAGAGCAGGACGTGCGTCCCGTTCTCCCGGTGGTGGAGGTACCGCTGGCCGGTCACCGAGGCGACGCTGGTCGTCGACTGCGACTCCCAGTGAAACAGCTCACGCGTGAGCGGGTAGTCCCGGTACATCGTGGTCGGTGAGAAGTCGGCGTCCGACTTGTTGAGCGTGATGAGGAAGGCGTCGGTCTCCAGGTGAGGAGCCCACAGGACTCCCTCGCGGAAGCGTTCCGGCGGTCGCTTGTCGCTGATCAAGCCCAGCGCCGCGACAATCTCGTTGCGCGAGTACCGGGCGTGGACAGCGAGTGGTACGTCGTGCAGCGAGCCGGCCAACTCGGCGGTGGGTCGACGAGCCGTGTCGAACGCGAGGTCGACGACCTGGGACAGCTCGTCGCGCACGGCCGGTTCATCCACCGCACCGGCCAGTCGCGACAGGTGCGCCTCGCTGTAGCTCCCGGGCACCAGCGAGGCCGTCAGCATGCGGGCCAGCGCTTCCTCGACCGAGCCAGTGGGCTGCTCACCGCGGAGGAGGCGGCGGTAGGTCTCGGCGCGGGCGCTGTCGTCCACGTGGGCGACGGCAGCAACCCGCTTGAGGAGCTTCGGCTCGAGGTCACCACCATCAGGGACGTCGAGCCCAGCCTCGCGGCACAGCATCGTCCACGAGCGGTCGCTCCGGAGCACCTCGCGCAACCCGTGACCGGATTCGGCCAGGAAGGTCGCGAGCGCCGTCGTCCCGAGGCTGCGGACCTCGTTGACAAGCGCCCGCCGCTGCGGCTGCAGCTGTCGCTTGAGGCTGCTGAGCACGCGCTCCTGCACCACGCGGTCGAGCACGATGGAGCAGCCGGTGGGCAGGAGGGGGAAGCCCTTTTCGACCTGCTGGGCGAGCCGGCCGCGGGCCAACCCGGTCAGCGCCTGGAAGCGCGCGTCGAAGCGGAAGCCTTCGTTCTGGTTGCCGACGAAGTCCAGCACGGTGAGCACGGCCTTGCCGTGCGCGGTCCGCAGGCCCCGGCCCAGCTGCTGGAGGAAGACGGTGGACGACTCGGTCGGGCGGAGGAAGAGGGCGGTGTCCACCTCGGGGACGTCGACGCCCTCGTTGTAGAGGTCGACGGTGAAGATCGCGGCGATCTCACCGCGACGCAGCCGCCCCAGCGCGCTGGTGCGCTCTTGGGTGTCGCTCTCGCTGGAGACGGCGACCGAGGGGATCCCGGCGTCGGTGAAGACGCGCGCCATGTACTGAGCGTGCGCGACGGACACGCAGAAGCCGAGCCCCTTGATGGCCTGCGGATCGCTGACGCGCCGCTCCAGCTCCCGCAGGACGATGCGCGCGCGGGCGTCGTTGCCGGTGTACAGGTTCTCCAGCCCATCGACGTCGTAGCGCCCTCGGGACCACTTCACGGCCGAGAGGTCGACCTCGTCGTTCACGCCGAAGTAGTGGAACGGGACGAGGAGGTCATCGGCGAGCGCGTCCCACAGTCGGAGCTCGGTGGCGATGCGTCCGTCGAACAGGGCGAGGACGTCCCGCCCGTCACCGCGCTCCGGTGTCGCTGTGAGGCCGAGGAGCTCCATCGGCTCGAAGTGCTCCACGACGCGTCGGTACGTCGGTGCCGTGCCGTGGTGGCACTCGTCGAGGACGACGACGTCGAAGGCGTCGGCGGGGAGCGACGCGATGCGCTGAGGCGTCAGCGACTGCACGCTCGCGAAGACGTGACGACCCTCCCGGGGTTCGAGCCCTCCGACGAGGAGCTCACCGAACGACCCGTCCGCGAGGACTTGCCGGTAGGTCCGCATCGCCTGCTCGAGCAACTCCTTGCGGTGCGCGACGAAGAGCAGCCTCAGGTCGCGGCCGTGCTGTCGTCGTAGGTCGCGGTAGTCCAGCGCAGCCAGGACGGTCTTGCCCGTGCCCGTCGCGGCCACGACGAGGTTCCGGTGCCGGCCGTGCAGCTGCCGCTCGCCGGCGAGCTGCTCAAGCATCTCCTGCTGGTGCGGACGAGGCGTGACTTCGATGGACGACATGTCCACCGGTGTCCCGCTCTTGCCGGTCGCGCCCGCGTCGCGCAGTGCAGCGTCCAGCCGTGCGGCATCGCGGTCGGGGTCGTAGGTCTCGAAGGTGGGGCTGGCCCAGTAGCTCTCGAACGTGGCGTCGAACTTGTCGATCAGAGCGGGCGTCGCCACGCTCGACAAGCGGACGTTCCACTCCAGCCCATCGAGCAGTGCCGACCTCGAGAGGTTGGAGGACCCGACGTAGCCGGTGTGGAAGCCGGTGTTCCGGCGGAAGATCCACGCCTTCGCGTGGAGACGAGTACGCGTGGTCTCGTAGATGACCTTGACGTCGGCTCCGTAGTCGCGGACGAGGGCGTCGACGGTGCGGCGTTCCGTGGCGCCCATGTACGTGGTGGTGATGATGCGGACCTTGGCGCCTCGATCACGGAGGCGCCGGAGCGGTTCGTCGAGGAGGCGCAGTCCGGACCACTTGAGGAAGGCGACGATGAGGTCGACGGAGTCGGCGCTCTCGAGTTCGGCGCGGATCTCGCTGCCCAGAGCGGGCTCCCCCGGGCTGTTCGTCAGGAGGGCGGCCTCGGAGAGAGGGGTGGCGGGCCGCGGGGGTGTGGCCTCCTGCGTCACGGACAGCAGTTGCTGGAACCGTCCTCTCTCGTCCAGGACCGGCACACCGGTCGGCGCGTCGAGGACGTCGAGGACGCGGCGGACCAGGTCGTTCTGCGCTGCTGTGGACGACTGGCCGTGGAGCGCCGTGAGGATGGCGCGACCGAGGTGCGTCGCGACGACGTGGGGAACGTCTTCGTTGCCCACCGGCGCCAGCTGCGGTGATCCGAGCGTGCCCTGGAGTTGGTCGAGGAGACCCCGGGAGACCAGCTCTTCCCACAACCCCGGGTTCAAGGGAGGACCCTGCGCTGCGGACATGTTCCCCTCGAGTGTCGACCTGAACGTATTCGATCACGGTACAGGGGAGCGTCCGCTACGGACTCGCTGACTCTTGCCGTCGTGTGGCGTCAGGTAGCTACGGAGGTGTTCCCGCAGAGCGGGATCGCACACGTACACGTACGTTCCCAGGACGCCTCGGGTCAGCAACACGGCGTACGCGTTCTTGACGTACTGCAGGATGTCGTCATCCGTGTACGTGATCCCGCGTTGAGGATTGTTCTGCATCCCCTTCTTGTCGTGGTAGTTGGATCGGTCGAAGACGATTCGATCGGTCACCGGGTCGAACCGCAGGTCGGGTCCGATGATGACCGCCGCGATGTTCAGGTCGTAGCCTTGAGTGGTGTGGACCGAGCCCACTTCGAGGACGGAACCCGGCGCGTTGATCCAGTCGACGTCCGTGCTGTTCCAGCGCAGCTGGCGGTCGCCGATCGTGATGTCGAAAGCGGCGGGGTCCTTCTTGCTCAGCCACGGCCATGCGTACCCTGCGATGGCCCGCGCGAGCCCCACCTCGGTGTCCTTCTGCTCGACCGTGGTCAGCATCTCGTCGAAGTCATCGAAGAAGCGCAGGTCGTACCCGGGGAACACTTGCGGCTCGACGGCCGTGCCGTTGAGGACGCGGCGGATGTAGCCGACGTAGTCGGAGCCGGCCTGCACGCGCATCTGCGTGGTCAGCGAGTAGTGCCGCTCGGCTTTCCTCGCCGTTGCGGTGAGCTGCTCGAGCGCTTCACGTGGGACGTCTGCTGGACGGACCGCCTGGGCAGCGTCGAGCAGGTAGATCTGGTGGCGGCTCACCTCGTTGATCCAGTCGAGCTGGGTCAGGTTCAAGTCGTCCTTCCCGAAGAGCTTCTCGTTGACCTCTCGGAAGAGCTTGT contains:
- a CDS encoding FadR/GntR family transcriptional regulator, with translation MPPAPVSPHRGLLTERIARELEHEIRTGVLAVGDKLPSERELAVRFAASRNVVREVLRRLEAQHLIEVAAGRGSFVSSPGLAESRGFDAVYRASRPTVRQLIRARLPLEVEIAGLAAERAGEEDLATLAAAHQAVLDAPDAVAMARADLGFHEAIAVASGNPVLRIMLLSIGPMMFEMMLRSNSDPSIAEPGVPHHAEILAAIGAHDVDLARDHMREHLALGLRTYGEDLDEPLEVMANRHLENLLRHPF
- a CDS encoding very short patch repair endonuclease, which encodes MRRTGRRDTRPELALRRELHRRGLRYLVDTTPPGTNRRRRADLVFRGARVAVFVDGCFWHSCPVHVHRPKANATWWRIKLASITARDRDTDAALAAAGWHVVRVWEHEPPVAAADRVHGVVHARQKSPSRAVAGP
- a CDS encoding DUF3427 domain-containing protein, coding for MNPGLWEELVSRGLLDQLQGTLGSPQLAPVGNEDVPHVVATHLGRAILTALHGQSSTAAQNDLVRRVLDVLDAPTGVPVLDERGRFQQLLSVTQEATPPRPATPLSEAALLTNSPGEPALGSEIRAELESADSVDLIVAFLKWSGLRLLDEPLRRLRDRGAKVRIITTTYMGATERRTVDALVRDYGADVKVIYETTRTRLHAKAWIFRRNTGFHTGYVGSSNLSRSALLDGLEWNVRLSSVATPALIDKFDATFESYWASPTFETYDPDRDAARLDAALRDAGATGKSGTPVDMSSIEVTPRPHQQEMLEQLAGERQLHGRHRNLVVAATGTGKTVLAALDYRDLRRQHGRDLRLLFVAHRKELLEQAMRTYRQVLADGSFGELLVGGLEPREGRHVFASVQSLTPQRIASLPADAFDVVVLDECHHGTAPTYRRVVEHFEPMELLGLTATPERGDGRDVLALFDGRIATELRLWDALADDLLVPFHYFGVNDEVDLSAVKWSRGRYDVDGLENLYTGNDARARIVLRELERRVSDPQAIKGLGFCVSVAHAQYMARVFTDAGIPSVAVSSESDTQERTSALGRLRRGEIAAIFTVDLYNEGVDVPEVDTALFLRPTESSTVFLQQLGRGLRTAHGKAVLTVLDFVGNQNEGFRFDARFQALTGLARGRLAQQVEKGFPLLPTGCSIVLDRVVQERVLSSLKRQLQPQRRALVNEVRSLGTTALATFLAESGHGLREVLRSDRSWTMLCREAGLDVPDGGDLEPKLLKRVAAVAHVDDSARAETYRRLLRGEQPTGSVEEALARMLTASLVPGSYSEAHLSRLAGAVDEPAVRDELSQVVDLAFDTARRPTAELAGSLHDVPLAVHARYSRNEIVAALGLISDKRPPERFREGVLWAPHLETDAFLITLNKSDADFSPTTMYRDYPLTRELFHWESQSTTSVASVTGQRYLHHRENGTHVLLFARPAKTGDLGPEPFLFLGQADYVSHRGDRPIAITWKLRHEMPMDFFAAATVVQSA